Below is a window of Undibacterium sp. YM2 DNA.
ACGGTCAGACTGACCGGGCAGGCTGATGGAACGGCTACGGGATTTACCCAGTGCAGTATCAAAACGGGCAATGTCAGCACTGGAGCGTGTCAAGCTGGCATTCGCACCAACGATCAGATATTTCCACGGAGCCGGCAACATGCGCAAAGGTTGCGAGTAAGACAGTTCCAGGCCTTTTACATTGGCTGTATCACCGTTCGCATAGGACACCGCACTGGTATAGCCCTGCCATGCGCCTGAACCGGCCAGGTTGGTGGTGTAGGTGAAGTTCTTGATATCCTTGTTGAACAGATAGGCAGATACGCTGCCATCATGGCTCAGAATTTTTTCTACACCCAGATCAAGATTACTGGCTTTCAGTGGTTTCAAATCCGGGTTGCCAATCACTGCCTCGGTAGTGCTGGTGAGGTTGATGCCGGGTGCCAGTTGGCTGAAGTTGGCACGCACGACAGCATTGGTCCAGGCCGCGCGCACACTGGTTTTCTGGTCCAGGTCATAGCGCAGGTGCAGGGACGGCAACCAGTCGGAATAACTGCGCTGGCGGCTGATGGCTTGCAGGCTGGTACCTCCAGTCACTTGCGTGCCAGCGGCATCAAACTGCGTGCGCTCTACGCGGGCACCGGCCAGTATGTGTAGCTTATCCATGTCGAAGCTGTTTTGCAGATAAGCGGCGTCAATATTTTCATTGATCTTGTAATCATTGATGGCAGATTCCAGCACCAGGCGCGCAGCATTTCTGTCCAGGCCTGCCACGCGGGCGCGTATCAAGTCAGCACTGATGGCGGTGCCTATATTACCCAGGGGATAATCGAGCGCCTGGTTTTGGACGAAGGCGCTCATGGACGTAGAGCCCGGCCCCCAGTAATTGCCACTGCTGGTTTTGCTACTGTTGTAAGTCCATTGATTGGTGTCATTGGTCTTTTCACGACGGCTGCTCTTGGCACCGAATTTCAGATTCGATTCAAACTGCTCGAAATGGAACTTACGGGTCAGATCAAATTTGAGATGCTGTTCAGTATCCTTGGAAAAACGCTGTTGCAGGCTGATGGCATTCAGGCTGTAGTTCGCCGGATCATACAGGCTGGCCGGGCCTATGATCTTGGGTATTTCTCCATCGACAAAACCAACGCCGGCGAAATTGGCATTGCCACGGAAGCGGCCATCATTCAGGGCTTCAGGCGTATCTTCACTGGCGCGGCTGGAGCCTGCTGCCAGGTCCAGTTTCCAGTCCTTGAATTTTTGTTCCGTGCCCAGCTCGATGGAGCTGATGGTCTGGGTATATTTACGCTGGCGTATGCGGCGCTCTGCTCTGGCCGTAGTCGTTGCACCTTCGGCCAGAGTGCCGCTGGCAAAGCTGCCTATGGTGATGCGGTCGCGTACTTCATCATCGCTGAAGTCACTCAAAAAGCCGTGCATAAAGTAAGTCTGTGATGCAGTCGGCTTGTAATCCAGGTTTAATGCATAGGCATGTCGTTCACGCACAGGCAGGTAATCACGCAATTCAAATCCACCCAGTTTGCCATTGTCCCAGGCACCACCGGTTTCCACATTGTCTGAACCAAAGCTGCGTTTCTCAGCGCTAATGCCAGCAGCGATACCCAGCTTGCCACCAGCAAAGCGGTCAGCCCACAAGAGACCTGCATTAGGGCTGGTCTTGCCTGTAACCTGGTCATAGCTGGCACCCGTATTCAAAGTGAGAAATTTCCCTGGCAAATCAAAGGCAGTCAGGCTCTTGACTTCGACCGCGCCGCCGAGTGAGCTGGCATCCTGTTCAGGGCGCAGGGTCTTGGTGACTTCCAGTGAACGTATCATCCCGGCAGGCAATACATCGAGCGCTACCGCACGGCGGCTGGCCTCTGGTGAGGGCACAAGAGCACCGTTGATCGTGACGCCATTCAGGTCAGCACCCAGACCACGTACAACAATATAGCGGCCTTCGCCCTGATCACGCTGTACCGAGATGCCGGGCAGGCGTGCCAATGCTTCAGCTGCATTTTTATCTGGCAGGCCACCGATGTCATCACTACTGACCACGCTGACGA
It encodes the following:
- a CDS encoding TonB-dependent receptor, producing the protein MKTLKKKPVPQLSIIMLGISAMLNANAQGPNVTVSDASSVVISGQRASLRKALEMQEKADNIVSVVSSDDIGGLPDKNAAEALARLPGISVQRDQGEGRYIVVRGLGADLNGVTINGALVPSPEASRRAVALDVLPAGMIRSLEVTKTLRPEQDASSLGGAVEVKSLTAFDLPGKFLTLNTGASYDQVTGKTSPNAGLLWADRFAGGKLGIAAGISAEKRSFGSDNVETGGAWDNGKLGGFELRDYLPVRERHAYALNLDYKPTASQTYFMHGFLSDFSDDEVRDRITIGSFASGTLAEGATTTARAERRIRQRKYTQTISSIELGTEQKFKDWKLDLAAGSSRASEDTPEALNDGRFRGNANFAGVGFVDGEIPKIIGPASLYDPANYSLNAISLQQRFSKDTEQHLKFDLTRKFHFEQFESNLKFGAKSSRREKTNDTNQWTYNSSKTSSGNYWGPGSTSMSAFVQNQALDYPLGNIGTAISADLIRARVAGLDRNAARLVLESAINDYKINENIDAAYLQNSFDMDKLHILAGARVERTQFDAAGTQVTGGTSLQAISRQRSYSDWLPSLHLRYDLDQKTSVRAAWTNAVVRANFSQLAPGINLTSTTEAVIGNPDLKPLKASNLDLGVEKILSHDGSVSAYLFNKDIKNFTYTTNLAGSGAWQGYTSAVSYANGDTANVKGLELSYSQPLRMLPAPWKYLIVGANASLTRSSADIARFDTALGKSRSRSISLPGQSDRVMNLMLGYEHGRVSSRLALNYKSPYLLELGTDILRADQDRIVDTQKQLDFSLAYQLSKRFQLVFEAANLNNEKYYVYQGAHQYNAQYEQYGRTYKISLKASVF